In the Lemur catta isolate mLemCat1 chromosome 22, mLemCat1.pri, whole genome shotgun sequence genome, cagagacagagatagcaTGGCGTCTTCTCTTTTCTGGGGACTCTTAGGGGGCAGCCACTCACCAGTTCCTTCCTGAGCCAGGCTATAGCTTCATCGATGCTCTGGAAGCCTTCCAGCTTGCCAGGGGACAGGGGCCCGGCACCCGGGCTGGTGCTCATGGCCGGTGGCGGATGCTGCCTGGGCTCTTTCCGGAGAAGCAAGGCTTCCTCCCCGCCACGCTGTCCCTGCTCCGAGCTGGCCCCCTGCTCCGCAGCCGCAGCGGCAGCCGGCCTCTGGAAGGGCCACGTCTGCTCCTCCAGCCTGGCCTGCCATTCCAGGTAGGAGGGCCTGCGggtctccagcctcagtttctcagtgAGGGCCTTCAGGCTCCGGAGGTGGTCGTCGGGAGGTGCGGCCGCTGCTGCTGGCCCCTCTTCGCCCCCCACCTCTTCCACCTGGATCTGGGGCACAGACATTCTACGATCTGCCCGGGCAGCCAGacgtgggaggggctggggagcagcgAGGGAGGCTCGGTGGGTGGCAAGGGTGGGTCCCGCTCTGGAAGGGCCTCATCCAGGTGGGGCCACAGCTCCCAGGTGCATCGCTGGGACGGTCTCGGAGACTGGGTGGCACGGAGCTGGGAGGGACAGTGCAGGGAGCCACAGAGAGTGCCCTCCTGGGCCGGCCGTGGGTCTTCGGGCTATGTCTTGCCCCGGAATCCTGTGGGTGCCATGCTTCACGGCAGCCAGGAACCGGCAGGTGTCAGCAGGAAGCCGGGGGGCAGCCCTTGCCAGGAGGATCTACCTGTCCTGGAGGTACACGCAGACCGGAGCGCCTGCCTCCCAGGGAAGCGCAGATGCGCAAGGCCCTGCGGGAAGGATGAGAACCGTGTCAGTCCTGATCCCTCCCCAGCCACGGGGAGGCCGGCACGGCCATTCCacagcaggggaaactgaggctcagagaggtccagGGACAGCAAGTAGCTGGGGGATAAGCCCAGGCCATCTGGATCTGAGGGCACAGGTCTCACCTCTGCGGCAACTGCCCGAGGGTCCCGGAGCCCACCACGCAAACAGGTGTGTCCAGGTGCCACCGAGCCCTCACCACCCCACCCAcacagcccctgtgcccagccccggCTCTCCCAGGCCAGTCTGAATCCACACTCCCAGCTCCCATCTCCAAGAACAGCACCTGCCCTCACCTCTTCAGCGGAGGCAGCTGCCGGGGAAGGAGACGGCTGCCTTCACGCTGGACGGCTAAACCGAGCAAGCCTGTGACTCACTGTTCTAGAAAGAGGTTCTCACGTTTACCCAAAGTGCCCACACAGCAGCCTCCTTGGCAAGGACCTCAGCCACGTGGTCTGATCTGGCCTCCCGTCCCCAGTGGGGAGGCCGGAGTCCGGGCTCTCGCCCCATGGTGTCAGAACATGGGGAGGGGAAGTAACTCCGGGTTAGAATTAGACCCGAGCCTGCAGCTTGTGCGTCCTCGGTCCCTGGGGACCAGGCAGGCGGAATCCGGCAGATCGGAGCAGGGGACGTTTGACTTGGACTGAGGACAGAAGCCCTGGCTCTCAGCGTGCGTTTTAACAATCCGTGCTGGGGGATGTAGCTTTATGAGAGAATGAATTGATAGGATGATGACATCCAGGATAAAGTTTCAATGACAAAAGTGAGGTGCCCAGCGGCCTGGAGAGGGTACCACCCTGAGTGTgaaagggaggggaaaggaagagagatttTTATTGACTTGAATATGCCTAAAAAAATCCCTGCCCGCccccaaaagaagaaagatatgaAACTAATTGCTGTGATTGCTTGTTTGGGGTGATGGGAACCGGGCAGCTCAAGAGGGGAAAGAATTAAGATGGGGGGCGTGGCAAAAGCCAAACGGGGGCTGGGCCACGAGGGAGGTCGTGGGGCTCCTCTCCCAGACACAGGAAGGTGCTCGCGAAGAAGGAAGAGCACAGCGTTTCTACAACCCTGGCTGGCAGTGGAAGAGGACGCCTTGCGGCCTTGCACGGGCCTGCCCACCCTGGCGGGGCGTGAGGAGGACTTCCCCACCTTCACCTCCCACCTTTACGCTTACTCAGGCTCCTGCTTCAATTGCTCTGGGACAGACTCAGGCAGCAGCTGTGGTTTTAAACCCCCAGGTGGTCTGAGTGTGCAGCCAGGGTGGAGAACCACCGTCTCCAGATGGAGACCCTTGACTTGGGATCAGAGGGCCTGGCTCTGGGTCCTGTCAGTcttgctaagcctcagtttcctcatctgtaaaaggcgGATGACGATACCAACCTCCTAGGCCCTTGGGGATTGGCAGAACTGAAGTTTGCACGCACACTCTGAAGATTTAGTGTGCTCTGCCCATGTGGGGTATGCTTCGGGGGGGGTCTTTCTGTGCAGTTTCATGGTCAGAATCCTCCACATGTGAAGACTTCTCAGCTGCttgctgggcccctcccaggtGCCGTCTGCCTCTTAGCTGAGGTGCCAGAATCTGCTCTGAGTGTGCCTGGGGCCGCCGCCTCTACAGGGCTCCCTTCCCACCTGCAGGGCAGCTCTGCTTATACCCAGCAAAGCTTTCTGGAGAGGCTGCAAGTGCAGACAGACGGGTGGGCAGCGTCCCCcctccctgagttctgtgagcagATAAGACGGACAGGGAGGACGAGGGGCACCATCGCCGCCCCCGCTAGAAGCTTCCTGGGCTGGAAGAGCATAGAGGCCTCCCCTCCCGCTGGACAAACCAGGGACTCCTGGGCCCGCCTGTCAGCACCCAGGCCAAGCTGGCTTTCTCTGCGTCTAAGCTAGGTCCTTCCTGAGGCTGGGGGAGCCCGAGAAGGAAGCCAAAGGACGCTGCCAGACCTGGGACACAGGGCATCCTGAGAAACAAGATCAGACCCCGAAATCCCACCAGGCCCAGGCGTGCCCCACCAGGCAGGCCACCCAGCAGCAGCGAGGACAAGcccagagtgggggtggggtgcgtCAGCTGTTTttgcagcagaagcagcagcgaTGTCCCGGCACCGGGGACCCACGCTGCACGCAGGGACTGCTGCCCAGACACGCTCCCTGGCTCCCCGGCCCACAGCGGCTCCTCGGAGGAGGCTTTGCCAACCGTGAGCTAATTCCTCCGGCTGCTGGAGGAGCCAGGTGGGTGCAGCTTGGTCCTTGAGCCAACACCTTGTCTCATTATGACCTCATCTCCTCACCTGGAAAACTGTCAAACCCACTTCCCGGGCTCCTGGGGCAGGGAACACGTAAAGGGCTGCCGAccaactccctccctccctctctccgtGGGCTCGTGCCTGTCCTTGGCTGTGTCCTTCACTCGCACGTTTCATTCCTCTCCGTGACACACAACCTCTCTGACCCCACCCAACACTCCCGTCCCACTGAATGCCACGCGCTCATGCCCCTGGGACTCCACACAAGCCGCTCCTCCAGCCTGGAAAGcgctccccctcctcctgcccttcgGTGCTCAGGGATTTCCTCCCTGGGGAAGTTTTCCTTGATCTGCCCAGGCTGGGTCGTGTGTGCCCAGGTGGCAGCGAGAGCACAACAGAGAAACACTAATGTCATCGCGTTAGCTGAGGCTGACAGCGCACCCACCGCGGCAGGTGTCAATCTAAAACCTTCCCAGGTATTAACACATGTAATCCTCACACCTgcatcttttcctttccttctctgaagAGGTGAATCCTGTTTCTCCAGGTGGCGAGAGAGCAGTCCCTAGGGCTGGGACTGGGGGGCAGGCCTGGGACACGCAGGCCCTTCCGTCTGGGTTCCATCGTGAACGCGATGCTCATCTCGCACAGAGAGCCCGGGGGCTCAGGCTGACCTCCAGCCGTGCTCGGTGGATGGGCCTCAGCACAGATGAGCCAGCGGCGAGAGGACGAGAGGACAGGGACACAGCCTGCTCCCCACAGAGCTGCTGACAGGAGCCAGAGCTGCCTGAGCGGTTCCCTCCTCCTCCGGGGTTGCCATGGTGACCGGAGCAGGAGGACCCTGCTGGTCTGGCCTTGGCAGATCAGCTCCCCCCTTCCAGCTCATCTGTATTCCAGGGCCTGGTCGGAGCTGCTGTTGGAGCCCCCAATATGAAGGGGTGACAGCCTGCAGGGACCAGACCCTGGCCCCAGTTTCGTGTGTGTGGCGGGGACGAATTGTGCTGGAACGTGTGAGTGTgaggatgtatgtgtgtgtgtgtgagtgtggtggGTGGATACCCTGCTgggcgtgtgcgtgtgtgtgtgtgtgtgtgtgtgtggtgggtggaTACCCTGCTgggcgtgtgcgtgtgtgtgtgtgtgtgtgtgtatgtgtgagtgtggtgGGTGGATACCCTGCTgggcgtgtctgtgtgtgtgtgtgcgtgtgcatgcgtgtgcatgtgtgtgtgtgatgggtgGATACcctgctgggtgtgtgtgtgtgtgtgtgttatgggTGGATACCCTGCtgggcatgtgtgtgcatgtgtgtgtatgtgtgtgtatgtgtgtgtgtgtgtgatgggtgGATACCCTgctgggcatgtgtgtgtgtgtgtgtgtgtatgtgtgtgtatgtgtgtgtgtgagtgtgatgGGTGGCTACCCTgctgggcgtgtgtgtgtgtgtgtgtgagcgtgctgggcatgtctgtgtgtgtgtgtatgtgtgtgtgtgtgtgtgatgggtgGATACCCtgcttggtgtgtgtgtgcgtgtgtgtttgtgtgcgcgtgtgtgtgagtgtgagtgcagTGGGTGGATACCCTGCttggcgtgtgtgtgtgcgcacgtgtgtgtgtgtgtgtgtgagtgtggtggGTAGATACCCTGctgggcgtgtgtgtgtgcgtgtgtgtgcgtgtgtgtgtgtgtgtgtgtgagtgcggtGGGCAAGCTCTGGCTGTGGGTGGGGCTGGTGGTGAGAGCAACGCTGTATCAGGATCAGGAAGGACGGTGCCCTGTGGTTTTCCTCGAGAGCACCGCGGTCTCCACTGCAGGGAAGCCCCCCAGGCTGCCCACCCAGGACAGCCCTGGCCTTCCCACTCCCTGGAAACTACCCACTTGCTGCCTGGGTTTCTCGTCCCTGCTGCAAACCAGCGTGAGAACCCACCCGTCTCCTCTgaaggaggcagaggctgagccCCGACGCCACACGCCTGCGGCTTCAGTCCCGTGTCTGCTCAGTGTCAGCCCGTGCACAGCCCTGGCCGCCCGACGGAGGCCGGCGCCCCTGCTCCCCAGTGCTTCCTGGAGCTCATCTCCTGCTCCGTGATGTTGGCGCGTTTCCGCGTGCCCCGCCCTCAAGAATGCACGCTGCGGGAGGGCAGGGGCTTTCTCGGCACTCAGAGCCACGCCAGGCACACAAAGGCACTCGGTGAACTTGCCGAGTAGATGAGTGAGCGCGTGAACGAATGAATGACGAGGACCTCCGGGCCTCCATCCTGCCGTTGGCCCTCACCAGTTAGCTAGGTCCCGCCTTGCCTTAAAGCCCCACCGACGCTCACCTCCTCCCTGAAGCCCTCCAGGACTCCTCACCTTCCGGGCCACTCCTTCTCGGAATTCTCCCGGCACCTGCTTTCCGCATGCCCCCTGACACTGGCCTGCCTGACCATGAACTGTGGCAGTGTCCTGGCTCCCTGACCAGCATCCAGGTCTTCCAGGGGCAGGACGCTGCCGTATCTTATGTGCTTTTGTGTCCTGAGCACAGGGCCCTCCCAGCAGCGATGCTGTGAGGTCAGCAAACAAAGCCGAGCTGGAGTAGTTCACACCTCCCGATgatttctccccctcccaccccaaggcCTCCTGCAGGTTTATGGGGAAAACTTTCAAAGTCAGAATTTGTCTAGTGGCTGAGTCATTTTTCccgggagtggggtggggtggtttgggaggctggtctcaacctcacGTCTGATTCTTTCCCAATAACCTTGAGTTTGAATTGGACTCAGTGGGAGCCTAGTTCAAACAGCACCTCATTCTACAGCTGTCCATGCCCTTCTGGATGGTGCTATGGCCTCCTCCCTTAACACGTCCCTTGGAGCACTTTTCTGCACCAGCCTTAGGTATCTGTTGGGAGCCACTGCTGAGTCACGTCTCTGATGCCCCTGCCCGGTGGACAGATGTGTCTCTGTCCTGCATCCCTCCCCCGGGCACCACCCTGCATCTTCCCAGGTGGTGCTGAAGGGACTGAGCTGCAGCCCCCACCGTCACCCCACCCCAGGAGCACTCCCAGGACCCCGGCGGACACATTCATGGCAGCCCTGACTCTGGCAATGGCGGCTGGCCCAGTGGATGTGCACGTGGCCACAAAGGGCCAATCAGAACACTTTCGAGGGATTTAAATACAGGCACCTGGCGAAACAGTGTCTTTTCAGTGGGGCTAGCTCAGCTGGGAGGAGGTAAGCCTGGGGTTTCCAGGGTTTGGAGAAAGCCTGTTTGCTGTAAACAGAAAAAGCCCAGGGGAAGAAGaacaaagggaagaagagagagagagaagagagagagagagggaagggcccCCTCACATCTTTTGAGCCCTTGGACCCAGCAGTGCCGAAAGACCTAAGCTCCCCAGTGACAGGCACCGACAGAGTCTCTCCCCTGCCTGAGCTAGCTTAAGCTGGGCGTCTGTGCTGGCCATGGAGAGAGGCCTGAACAACAAACCACGCTaggctggggacaggaggacGCCTCAAGCTCGTCCGCTACTCCAGGCCACCTGATACAACCAGTTCGACTCCAATGCATACTTTCTCGGTAAAGAAAACAACTATATGAGTGACCAATTTTTCTCTCTATCGTCTATTTCCCTACTTCCCTTTATACCGggataaataaaaatgcttagaaGCAAGAGGAAGTGGGAGGAGACCCATTGCCCATcacgccaggcactgtgcaaatgTCTGGTTTCACCCTTGAAATGACGCTGGGACAAGACCAGTATTGTATCTAGTATCTAGTGTCGCCTCTGCTACAGGCGAGGAAACCTCCACTGCAAGAGGCTGAAGGTCACAGCAGAGCAGTGGAGGAGCTGCCAATTCAGCCACGTCTTCCTGGCTCCACTACCGTGACCCTCTCTCCcaactttttctataaatttttctacaaatatatagaaaattaatagGGACGTGAGCTTTACattgtttcaatattttgaaatccaGTGTTCTTAGAAACCCCAGGAGTAAGCAGCGACGTTTAAATACTCCCA is a window encoding:
- the FAM167A gene encoding protein FAM167A isoform X1, which translates into the protein MSVPQIQVEEVGGEEGPAAAAAPPDDHLRSLKALTEKLRLETRRPSYLEWQARLEEQTWPFQRPAAAAAAEQGASSEQGQRGGEEALLLRKEPRQHPPPAMSTSPGAGPLSPGKLEGFQSIDEAIAWLRKELVGTITSPISQMRKLRSRNLPKINQQSRNLSSDLPDLGALRRVWVHTQCHRPRHRKRKASVPPKETGAGRWSVAWPWRAKWPHMGLEGDTENSSGR
- the FAM167A gene encoding protein FAM167A isoform X2; its protein translation is MSVPQIQVEEVGGEEGPAAAAAPPDDHLRSLKALTEKLRLETRRPSYLEWQARLEEQTWPFQRPAAAAAAEQGASSEQGQRGGEEALLLRKEPRQHPPPAMSTSPGAGPLSPGKLEGFQSIDEAIAWLRKELMEMRLQDQQLARQLMRLRGDINKLKIEHTCRLHRRMLNDATYELEERDELADLFCDSPLASSFSLSTPLKLIGVTKMNINSRRFSLC